The window AATGGGGATTCCCCGTACCCGTACCCTTTGGGAATTACATTTCCATACATGTACCCATACCCGTACCCGTTAACAATTATGTATTAAATTAATTTTTTTTTAAAATACGAAATACAATTATATAAAGGATTAAATTCAGTTTGCCCCCTCATACTTTAGGACGTCAATAATCAGTTTGGTATCATATCTTTTTTTTTAATAATGTTGGTCCTTATACTCTCAAACATCATCAACTAAGTCCAAAATTTTAATATGGCTTCAAAAATAATATTATTTATTGACATGAAACTGACATGGGGATCCACATTTAAGCTTTTTAACTTACAAATAGGGCAAATAAACATTCTAACGATGAAAAAAAGTCATTTTTCAAGGACCAAACTCACCCATTTTTGCACTAAAATTCAAATTTTGGACTTAGATGATGTCATTTGAGAGTACAAGGACCAACATTATTAAAAAAAAGATATGAGACCAAATTTATTATTAACCTAAAGTACGAGGAGGCAAACTGAATTTAATCCTTATATAAAAGTATGAAATTAAAATCGAATACCAAAATAAATAAGTTTCATGCTTCAATCCAATAAAAATAAGTACAAGTTTTTAGGGTTGGCATTGGTAGGTATACCGACTTAAATTATCAATACCATGTACCAACCAACTTATGATTGGTAGGCAAAATTCTCTACCAAAACCAACCGTCGAAGATGGTATACCGACTTCTTGGTACGGTTGGTACTCGGTTGATACTGACTTTGTACCAATATAAACTGGGCCAAAATAGTTAAAGGCCCACTCCAATGAGATTGATCGGCATCATTGAAAATCCACCTCCATTCGCCGAAACACAATCCCTTTTGCCGTTGTCTGACTATATTTTTACTCCCCAAATAGATATCATAGTAAGTTCTAACGTCTAAAACAAGCAATTAAAACCACACACAGATAACCCAATATTCAGCTATGAAATTAAAACAAAAAAAATTCAAGAACCACCTTAGAATCAGATGTGGGAGACAAAGTACGTAGTTGCCGCGAATTGAACTTGGTGCCTTTGTAGATGTAGTTGTCGTACGGACCTTTGCGATTAGTTGATTACTGATCAAATAAACTGACTAATTTGAAGATTGAAGTTTTTGATGGGGAAGAGAAAGAGAGAACGAATTTGTTAACCTTGAGAGAGATTGGTGTGGGTACATGAGATTGCAAATAATTATGGTCTATGTCACATCCCGACCCTTATATTTTTACCTTATTTACTAGCGTGATTATAATAAGAATTTTACCGTCTCGATCATTGAGTAAATAGTTTAATTGGTCCCTAGAGGGGTTTCGGGGACGATTAAGTGCGGAGGATTATTCGTATGAGGAAAATACGACGACGGTAAAAATGGTAAATTTTAGCTAGTAAAAGGTAATTTTTATTCGGGTATTATTTTTTCGGGGTGTTTTTATTTTTTTGAAGTGGGTTGATATAGGTTGGACCGGTTGGGAGGCCCAACCCATTTTCTCTCTTTCTCTTCTTCTCTCTTTTCCCTTCCTCTTCTCTCCCGTGCTCTCCTCCCACTGCCGGACTGTCCAGCCGCCAACTGCCGCCGTCCGGCCAGCCACCGGCCGCCNNNNNNNNNNNNNNNNNNNNNNNNNNNNNNNNNNNNNNNNNNNNNNNNNNNNNNNNNNNNNNNNNNNNNNNNNNNNNNNNNNNNNNNNNNNNNNNNNNNNNNNNNNNNNNNNNNNNNNNNNNNNNNNNNNNNNNNNNNNNNNNNNNNNNNNNNNNNNNNNNNNNNNNNNNNNNNNNNNNNNNNNNNNNNNNNNNNNNNNNNNNNNNNNNNNNNNNNNNNNNNNNNNNNNNNNNNNNNNNNNNNNNNNNNNNNNNNNNNNNNNNNNNNNNNNNNNNNNNNNNNNNNNNNNNNNNNNNNNNNNNNNNNNNNNNNNNNNNNNNNNNNNNNNNNNNNNNNNNNNNNNNNNNNNNNNNNNNNNNNNNNNNNNNNNNNNNNNNNNNNNTCTGCCAGTTTTCGCCAGTAGGTTACCTGTTCAACCTACTCATGTTTTCTTGCTTCCGCTTGTGTTTAGTAGCTCTGAATACTTTAGAATTTTTGTATATTATGTGAGGTTCGGAAGTGTTGAATTGAGAGTGTAATTTGAAATTTTCGAGTTAGGGTTGTCCATCTGCAAGGGAGATTTTCTTAATCTTTTCAGTAAATTTTCCTTGGAGGTGGTCCCCGCACAACTTACTCTGGGTTTCAGGGTGAAATTCGGGGTGGGTCGTGTCAGTCTAGGTTTCTTTAGATGAGAAAGATCTCTTGCAATTGAAATGGAGGAGGAGACGGAAGAAGAAGAAAGAAAGACGAGGGAGATGAAAAACTTAAGAAGAGAGGCAAGATAGATTAGGGTTTGATGAGAAATATATTATATTTAATGTGTAAGTTGTTAACTTTGTTTTGAGTTTTGACTTCTATGAAGTAATAAAATTAGTTTTTGCATATAGATTAACAGCATGAGGATCTGCCTTGGTGGTTTGAGACTTGTCTCTTCACCTATGTGGTCTTGGGTTCGAGTAAAATGGTTAGTATTTTGTATTTGTAACGTATTTAAGCCGTATAATGGCTGATATACCTACAATTCGGTAGGTATGTGGTATACCGTATTTTAGGTAAAACGTGTATCACGTACCAACCGACTACTCAAAGTTGGTACGGTAGTATTGTACCGAAAACTCGGTTACCAACTATATCGGTTACCAACTTGGTACATGGTTGGTTTCGCCAGGGTCTAAATTGTCACCCTTACAAGTTTTGGTTAAAACAGAACAACATCGGTAAATTTCATTAAGAAAATAAAAATATATAATAAAAAGGAAGGTCCATTAAATGTTTATTAAGAGTATCACAAATTTTTTTACATAAATTAATGAAATATATATTTATTTATAAATTATATATAAATATATATAATAATAAATTATATAATTATATATAATAATATTTTTATCCTTAATGGGTGGGGATGGGGACGAATATCAAAATACCATACCCACCCCGTACCCGATTTAAGAATCCGAATACTGGGGATCCCCATCCTCGTTACCCGTTTATATCCGTATATTTTCTCCGTTAGGGTCGAATACCTAGATATTGAAAAACACATACTCTTTGATTTCGTATTGATGTCCAGATTTTTGTAAAACACAGTATTTTATCATGGCTCTTGGTAGTTCAAGTCTGGAGCTTAAAAAAGAAAAGAGAAAAAGAGGATAGAAGCTGTTCATAAACCTTCAGTTTTTCTTTTTTTTTTTTGTTGTTGAACATTTGTAGACACAGGGCCGGCCCTGTGGACAGTGTTCATGGATTTTCCTAGGTGGTTTTCCTTTTCTTTGGATTTCCTTGTTAAAATTGAGTTATATATACTGTCACACGTCACCCGTTTTACATACAAGTCCGCCCCAGAGAGTCGTATCTACGCGTCGTATGTGAAACGTATAAGTACGTACGACAACGTTTGGCGCGTAAGTTTCGGACGGATTAGAAGATTAAAAGCGTTTAGATTAAGATTAGAAATTATCCGATTTAACTATAAAAGACTTCGAATCTAAAACCCTAACCAACAAACTCCACCTTTCCTTTCAATTCAAAATCCCCAAATTCCCACCTATGGCGTTTAGAAATCCGGCCACCGTCGCCGTCGTAATTCTCGCTCTGGTCTTGATTTCCGACTCGAATTTCGCGTCGGCCGCTTCGGGTGGGCAGTCCGGCGGAAGCTTGTTCCCCTCCGGCGGAGGTTCGTCTTCGTCTTCATCGGGGTCTTCGGGTTCATCGGACTCTTCTTGGTCGTGGGACCACCACCACTCGCCGTCGTCGGGTTCCTTGACGGACGGCGGATTCTACGGCTTCTTGCTTTTCATGGCGGTTATTGTTGGGGTTTTAGTCATCTGTCATTGTGCTGGAGTTGGGAAACTAAGCGTCGTCAAGCTTCAGGTATAGCTTGATCTTTTGCCTTCTCTGTTTATCTATGAATCGAATACTGTTAATTGTGAAGAATTGTAGAAAAGAAATTTGGATATGGATATTGTTTGATTTTGCTTATTAGAATTTCACCAATTTGTTTTCTTATTGTTACTTGTCTACTCTAGAATTGGATATGTGCTTTAAAATCTTGTTATGTTTTGGAGAATTCGGTAGGGTAGCACCTGGTTTAAGACCTAAAAGAAAATGTATCGAATTGCAGAAGACTGTGATTTGGAGAGACTGTTAGAATTGTCCATCAAGAAGTTAAGCACCTCGATTGAGTCTTTATGAAAGATTGTTTTGGAGTTGGTCGAGAGCATGTGAAGCTATGTTATATGATATGTAGAAGTTGGTAAAGTTCAATTGAAAGGCTTTAACGTCGAAAGAGAAATTGGAAAGAATCATGTGTATTACAGTTTGACATTTTAAGCTGTAGCGAGAAGAGCGTAACTTTTAGAAAAGGGGTGGACGTTTTGATGTTGTTAATTGGATTGTGGTGGTCTGGAAAGACTCTTATGTTGTTGTGATGCTGGATATTTAAATGGAGAAGTTGTTCTGTTTGTAATGTATTACTCTTTTGTAAGGTTGGTCTGGTGGGCAAGGCGCCATCGCTTCAAAAGGATCTTAATCGACTTACTGAAACTACAGATATGTCTACAGCTACGGGTTTGAGTCATCTTTTGACAGGTGAGCTACGTTATTGATCAGTTATTAATTGCTCATTTAAGTTTTATTATTTATCCATTAAACATAGAAAACCTTTTTCCTTTTCTTCTTTTATTTTGGTTAGGGGTCAGTTTCTTTGCACCAACTTGATTGAAAACTTGATACGTTACATAACATATTTGAGTTCTGAATATTGATTTCAAATGGTGATGAACTGCTAGTTATTGTAGTTAATCCTGCCATTTATTAGATGATTTGTTGATAGTGAAATTTGTGGTTTCATTATGTCCAATTCTGCTGTGTTACTTTATTTGAAAGAGACTATTCCCTATCTTTAACAGTTTAACTTTTAGAGACTGATGACAGAATGAAAAGGTTTCAAGAAGACATTTACTGGGTTAATGGCTTTCCAACAAATTGAGATGTACATTTTGCACTGAGCTTTATGGATTAGTTTTTTTTCTGCTGGCACAGTACCTTACATGATATTTTGAGCTAGCTACAGTCTTGTTACCTTTACTCTTTTTCTCTTTCTTATCCATCTTTTGTACACCTTTGGTTTCAGGGGCATCAACATCTTTGCTTCGCAATCTTGATTATTGCATCTCAAGTTATTCATCAGTAAGTTCTATTTATCTCCTGGAGCTAATGTTGATATTATAAAACAAAAACCGTTACTAGACTCATAATGGCTAATGTTAATAGGGACCAGGAACGTTCCTAGATTTAGATGTTATTAAGGACATCAATTATAACTTCTCACCTGCCACTTATAGGTTACTCGGAAGTCTGAGATGGAAGATGCAGAGCAATGCTTCAAACAACTTTCCATGAGAGAAGCGGCTAAATTTTCCAAAGTTACGCTTTCCAATGTGAACAACTTTATAGTGAGATCGACAATCCCGGCACCAAATGTAGTCCACAAAGAATATATAGTGGTAAGGTTCAGATGAAATGGCAGCCTTTCTAATATTGGTATTGTTGTCTTCATTTATACCCAAGGACACAAAGAATATATAGTGGTAAGGTTCAGATGAAATGGCAGCCTTTCTAATATTGGTATTGTTGTCTTCATTTATACCCAAGGACTTAAAGTCGAAAACCCATGTTTTGATTTCAGTTGGCTACTTCTAGGATTGTATTAGAAAATACAAATGCAAGTTCTTATTTCTTAGATTACATTTGAATAATTATCAGGTTACAATTTTGGTGTCTACTCGGGGAGCACAAAAGTTACCCAGCATCAATGGCCGTGCCGATTTGAAGAAAGCATTACAGAGTCTTGGATCCATTCCCTCGAGCAAACTACTGGTAAGAATAGAATTTCTCTGAGTGCTAAGCTGTAAGTCCCTCCTTTGGGTATGTGCGTAACGTATGTTTATTTTCTTCATGTAGGCGGTTGAGGTCTTATGGACTCCTCAACAGGAAAATGATACATTGACTGAGAAGGAACTACTTAGAGATTACCTGCATTTGAGGGGATTTTATGATCCAGGGTCACTTGAAGAAGGGTCATATGACGATTCCTACCCGTTCTTAGGGGTTACTGTAGACAAGGACTATTTTGATGCCAGTCAAACCCACGAGCCAGTAGATGTTGCTAGTCAAGGACTATTGGACTAATAATTTTTAGCATGGTAACTCTTTCATACTGTATACATTACCACCAAAATAATGTCAGGTTCTTTGTATGACATGGTAAAACGTGTTAAAGTTTACTAGTCAATTCCAAGTTTCATTTGAAGGGTTTGCAATTTACATTTTTTACACACTTGCATAGCTTAATCATCCACAAACATTATCACAGCTCATTGTACTAGCTAGCGGCTTTCTTCCCCGTTGCAACTCTCATCGGAATCATTAGACCGTATTATGTCTGTCTCGACCACCATACAACTATGCATCCTTATCATGTAGTTTTGTTGGTTTGATATTCCTCATGTTTGCGACTTTTCGTACATTGTGATCATGCTGTATGGACTAATAGAATTTAAAACAATTTGATCCCTACTGGATATACCATTTGTGAATCAAAAAACTCAAAACTACTTGATCCTTGTTGATATTTACCATCTCTAGCCTCTGGTTATTCATTTACTTACAGTAATGGAATTATCTCTGTAGAAACTCTAGCATCCAGTGAAAATTAATTGTGTTATCCCTGTAGAACTGGTCAATTGGCATTTGAGCTGAGCTAAGTTAGCAAGGATACTGTTGGAGTCAAGAAAACCAGACTGAAAATACTGACCATGCAGAGCTCGCCGTACTTTGACCGAGACTTGTAAGGCAGTGACTCGCAGTGGAAGCATGGCAAAGCCGTAATTAGACAATCCGAGAAGGATAAAATAGTATTTTCGTAATTTTAATGAAAAATAACTGAAAATTGAGTGGTCAAATTGTAACAAGATACGAGAGAAAAGGCAAAAAACGGTCTTTTACCAGGCTGTGATTGAAACTATCGGACTGAAAAATGAGTGATAAAATTGTGATTTTCTATGACAGAAAGGGCAAATGCGTAATTTTGTGCATGAGGGAATTGTTTATAAAAGTCAACTGAACTTTAGTTAGAGGGGGTTGTATTCAATTGGGAGTCTAAAGGATTTTTTTGGATTTCACAAATCTTTTAAAATCTGAAGGTAATTCAATCATGATTTAATAGAGACCAAACAAATCTTTCTAATACAATACTATAGAATCTGATAAACTTCACATGGAGTTAATTAAAACAATCATTCGGATTCTATAAATCTAGCCGAATCTGTGGATTATAAAGAGTCAAACAGAATCAATTAAAATCTACATTGAATACACCCCCTTAGTATACTAGGAAGACGAAACTGTTCTAGGGTTTTCTTCCTAAAAGTTTCCTATGTTGTCTCGTGTTTACCATGTATACTCCCCCACCCCCCCCCCCCCCCCCCCCCAAAAAAAAAAACCCTAAAAGGATTCTATGGATTTCATTCCTTTTTTTTGTTAGGATTTGGTTTCCTTAACTCAAATAAACGTAGTTTTTCCTTAAAAGAGTACTATTTAGCTAATGAAAACTGGTCAAACCTTTTGATCAGTCGTCAAAAGGTATATATGGAGATGGTGAGGTGCAACGAAATCCGGAGGCAGCTGATGGATCTACCCACGGATTTGCTGGTGGACATCCTTTTGAGGCTGCCGGTAGAATCGTTGCGTTATTGCATCCGACGTGTGTGCAAGACCTTGTTAAACACGGTTGACAGCCGCTCTTTCATTAGGCAACACACACTTTCACTCATTGCAGGCAACAACCATGTTGTTTGTCGAGTACCTCAACTTATGTGCCTTTTAGAAGAAACTCCTCTCGATGAAGAAGAGATAATCATTACTACTTTTGTGACCTTGCAATCACTGAGATATGATGGTGGCACCGCCTTGACAAAAGGCGAATTCACATTTACTCATTCGACATCAAGCCCTTATCAGCCAAGGTACATGATACATTTTGTTTTCTACAACTTGTTATGCATGGAGGCAGATGAACATTGCTTGTTGATCAATCCTCTTCTCAAACAAGTTCTAACTCTCCCAACCGATAACATTCGACAACTTGATATGACAAAATATGGTCCGAATTGTCATGTATCCCTTCGGTTCTATGGTATGGGATTTGATGATATAACCAACACCTACAAAATTGTTCGCGTTTCCAGGATTTGGCATAAGGAAGATTATCTTGAGACCCTCGGCATGTTAGCTCATATTCTTGTGTTGGGCACCAACTCCTGGAGAGAAATACCATCGGTCCCTCCCTGTATGGGATTAATTTACACGTATAATCTTTGTGCATACGGAGATATGCATTGGCTGATGTTAAGAGGAAGAGATGGAGGTGTCCGTATACTTTCTTTTGACTTCAAAAGAGAAGAGTTTCATTGGACTCCTGCTCCCACATTGCGAAGCTCGAACAAGAACTCCATCTTGCACATGCTTAGTTTAAGAGGATCCATGGCCATTGTGGAGACGTTCCCATTGGGAGAAGGAGCTATCAAGGTTGAGATATGGGTGATGAAAGATTATACAAAGAAAGAGTGGGCGAGGGAATACAGCATGAATGTCGACGTGCGTCCTAAGTATGGGTTGAAGTATGCGACTTGTGGTGAATGGGAGCATGGCATATTTTTCAATGATCATAACATGATGTGTTTCAAGTCTGAGGGTACTACTAGATTGTTTTTGGATCTTTGAAGTGCTTCTGTCAATACTGCGATATGCCCACTTGATGAGACCGAGTCGTTTGTAAAGATAAAGAGCTATACTGGGAGCTTGATTTCCTTGAGAGATTTTGGTACTTCATGTTACAGTACTGATGCGCCTAGCTCATGATGAACTTCGTAATTAATTAGTTGATGAAAGGCAAATAAGTCTTATGCACGACTATGGTGATCGCTAATCTCAAATCAAGGTAATGCATAATTAATGTATGCCGTCCATGGTTTTTGAATTTTGTTTGATACGATTCATATTAAACACTGATTGCTATATATGCACTTAAGTTATTTTTTTTTTTTTTTTTTTTTTTTTTTTTTTTTTTTTTTTAAATACAAGAGCTAAAACGGCATGCACTATAACCATTAACGAAACCATAAAATACAAATAGGGGACATTGTGCCTAAACCCCATAATGTAAGAACACCCTAAAGTATTAGACATATTTACAAAATCTATGCATTTTAGCAAGCACCGTTTAGCAAAGAGTGCATCATTGGCTACTCTATTTATTTTACAATTTTGACGATATATAGGAAAAATATCACTTAGAACTCTACGTAGAGTTTGTCAAATTCAGCAATTTTTGCCTTCAAATTCAGCTCAACCTGCATTGTACACAATCAACTAATCTGGCATCAATAAGTAATCTCGGATATATGAATTGTATTCATCTCAGATTTGAGAAAACCTGGTTTGCATGTCATGTCTTGCATCTCACTGAAAACAAACCTGAAATCTAACACCTAGACTAATAACTAATAAGCATGCATGCAGATTGCTTCACACTCAGCTTATGAGCTCCATCATTCAATTCTTTCTCCCATTCAAACCAACTGGACAAGCAAATCACAATCAAATATAAACACAAAAGGAATCACTAATAGTTCCGTATTGCTAACCCGTAAAGCACAATGGCAACAAATGCATTAGATTAAAGAACCTGCAGCTAATTACACAGTCGGGATGAACCGCCGTTCTATAAGGCAGCTCGGAGCTTAAGCATAGCTTCGCCACCTGAAAATCAAGCACCAGAGCTAAGTAACATACATTAATCACATCTTAATCACTCTAGTTACAAGTTACAACTAATCAAAACGCTAAACCATCTACTTACAGGCTCATGCGAGATGGAAGTCGCGGCGGACAAGAATAACGGCGTTTTTGACGCCGCTGTTTCCGACGAGGGAGTGACAAAATAAAACGAATAATAAGTCGTCGGCAAAACCATCCAGGTGACCAAATTACACGGGCTAGGCGGAGACCCGGTACGTCTAGGCGGTCCAGGCCTTAACGGGCTTGGCGGGCCACGGGGCCAGAACACAACCCTCTAATTTTTCGACACGTGGCATTTACGCAGTCAAAAACTTAGTGAGGTAGAAAAAGCATAAAATCTGGTAAACTATAAAACACCAAGACCTTTCTTCCTTCCCACTCAAAAAGAAAATTCAAGAAAAACCAGATGACGTCATTGAAAAATCCTGCCACCGTCGCCGTCGTGTTCTTGTTCCTCTTATTGATTCCGAGCTTCTCGTCCGCCGCCACCGGCGGCCGCGTCGGCGGAAGCTTGTTCCCCTCCTCCTCCTCCTCCGGCAACAAAAAATCCAAGTCTCCGTCTCCGTCTCCTCCGTCGTCTTCGCGCTCGTCGCGTCACTACCACGCGCCGCCGACTTGTTACTCCTCGTCGTCTTCGCACTCGTCGCGTCACTACTACGCGCCGCCGACTTATCACTCCACGGCGGCTCCAACCTCGTCCTCGTGGTCGGAGAATGCCGGTAAGGCGGTCGTCGGTTTCGTCATTTTGTTGGCGGTTATGCTCTGCTTGGGGATCATGTGGGACTGTTATACGGAGGCGGAGAAGAGAGAGGGTAAACTAAGCGTGGTGAAGCTTCAGGTATTTGGTTTCATCTTTAGCATTCTCAGTTATCTATGTATCTTGTGAGTACAGATTTGAATTACTAGGGTTTGTAATTGCTCTTTAACTAGGGTTTAATTGGGGTTTTAGTGACCCCTTAGGGTGAGATTTGAACTGTACATGTTTTTTTGTGTTTGAGGCTTTGAGCATTGGTGAATTTCTATTGAAAGTTTGAAACAGATTCTGGTTATGTGAATTTGGTAGGGTAGGCAACTGCGAGCGATACGATAATGTATTCAGTTACAGAATTGTGAGCTTCTTCAGAGAGCGCGATTAGAGTTGGCCATCAATATGATAGGGATGTGATATAAGCATCATTTAGGATGATTTGAAATTTATTCATGAGTATTGTGGACTTCAATTTGAGAATGTGAAGGTCACTTCTTATGCTATAATCTGTAGGGGTTCTTGTATACTAGAAAGTTAACACTTCAAGCTGTAAATACACAAGCGTTACTTTACAATATGGGGGGACTATTAGAAGTTGTTTGTTGATTAGAGATTACTGTTTTAGAGACATCTGTTCTTTTTGCTGGATTTTTGAGTGGGAAAGCAGTTTTTTGATTTAATGATATACTCTGCTTACAGGTTGGTTTGATGGGCGAGGCGCGATCACTCCAAAGGGAGCTTAATCGAATTACTGAAACTGCAAATACTTCTACTTCAGAGGGTTTGAGCGATGTTTTAAAAGGTGAACTATCAGTTATCCTTTATAGGACTAGTTTTGGTATACTAAGTCCCATAACAGTTGAACCAGTAAGCTACTCCTTTTACTTCTATTTTTCTTTCCTAATGCTCCTTTATGCCTTTGGTTTCAGGGGCAACAACAGCTTTGCTTTGTAATCTTCATCATTGCATCTCAAGCTATTCATCTGTAAGTTCAATTTATGTCCCTGAGTTTGAGGATAAACTACTGTCAATATTTATGGACCAAAACAGAAAGTATAACTAGATCTTAGAAATGTTGATGACATGAATAATCTCACGTGTTTGTAGGTTATACGAAAGTCTGAGATATACGATGCAGAGACATGCTTCAACCAATTTTCTGAGGAAGAGGCGGATAAATTTGATGATGTGACCCTTGTCAATTTGAACAGCTTTAAAACACACTCAGAAAGCCAGTCACCTGATGAAATCGACAAAGAATATATAGTGGTAAGATCCAGATCCATATCAGAGGGCATAATGCCTAATGTTTTCATTTGAATTGGGTAGTTCTAGGATGGTTTCGGAGCACAGGCTTGAAATATTATTCTTGTCTCTCTCATTGAATTCTGATGATCAGGTTACAATTCTGGTGGCTACCGATGGAGTACTGAAGTTGCCCACCATCAATGGCACTCGTGACTTGACGAAAGCGTTACATAAACTTGGAGCCATTTCCTCGAGCAAAATAATGGTAAGAACAAGATCA of the Fragaria vesca subsp. vesca linkage group LG6, FraVesHawaii_1.0, whole genome shotgun sequence genome contains:
- the LOC101305092 gene encoding F-box/kelch-repeat protein At3g06240-like, giving the protein MEMVRCNEIRRQLMDLPTDLLVDILLRLPVESLRYCIRRVCKTLLNTVDSRSFIRQHTLSLIAGNNHVVCRVPQLMCLLEETPLDEEEIIITTFVTLQSLRYDGGTALTKGEFTFTHSTSSPYQPRYMIHFVFYNLLCMEADEHCLLINPLLKQVLTLPTDNIRQLDMTKYGPNCHVSLRFYGMGFDDITNTYKIVRVSRIWHKEDYLETLGMLAHILVLGTNSWREIPSVPPCMGLIYTYNLCAYGDMHWLMLRGRDGGVRILSFDFKREEFHWTPAPTLRSSNKNSILHMLSLRGSMAIVETFPLGEGAIKVEIWVMKDYTKKEWAREYSMNVDVRPKYGLKYATCGEWEHGIFFNDHNMMCFKSEGTTRLFLDL
- the LOC101294377 gene encoding uncharacterized protein LOC101294377, encoding MAFRNPATVAVVILALVLISDSNFASAASGGQSGGSLFPSGGGSSSSSSGSSGSSDSSWSWDHHHSPSSGSLTDGGFYGFLLFMAVIVGVLVICHCAGVGKLSVVKLQVGLVGKAPSLQKDLNRLTETTDMSTATGLSHLLTGASTSLLRNLDYCISSYSSVTRKSEMEDAEQCFKQLSMREAAKFSKVTLSNVNNFIVRSTIPAPNVVHKEYIVVTILVSTRGAQKLPSINGRADLKKALQSLGSIPSSKLLAVEVLWTPQQENDTLTEKELLRDYLHLRGFYDPGSLEEGSYDDSYPFLGVTVDKDYFDASQTHEPVDVASQGLLD
- the LOC101294672 gene encoding uncharacterized protein LOC101294672 codes for the protein MTSLKNPATVAVVFLFLLLIPSFSSAATGGRVGGSLFPSSSSSGNKKSKSPSPSPPSSSRSSRHYHAPPTCYSSSSSHSSRHYYAPPTYHSTAAPTSSSWSENAGKAVVGFVILLAVMLCLGIMWDCYTEAEKREGKLSVVKLQVGLMGEARSLQRELNRITETANTSTSEGLSDVLKGATTALLCNLHHCISSYSSVIRKSEIYDAETCFNQFSEEEADKFDDVTLVNLNSFKTHSESQSPDEIDKEYIVVTILVATDGVLKLPTINGTRDLTKALHKLGAISSSKIMAVEVLWIPQQENDTLTQRELLKSYPDLRGFYEAPSEGQCEDQQPFFGANVM